A window of the Scandinavium goeteborgense genome harbors these coding sequences:
- a CDS encoding esterase-like activity of phytase family protein, producing MKIKLIPLVISSALSFSALAAEPTAEHYVVSFPEGSHVSYNGAFAQAFPNGLPVGIGSGLLFTGKQGDALTFATVTDRGPNADSPSVGKQEAKIFVTPDFAPMLMSIRVENGKAEATDARPLHDDKGNINGLPLQSGVIGSTNEVAFSDTMKALSGDNRGLDTEGITPDGKGGFWLCDEYGPFIVNVDSSGKIIATHGPQAGEGEKSIAGGLPNIIKWRQPNRGFEGITRMPDGRIIAAVQSTLDIDGKSKKKALFTRLVSFDPATGKTVMYGYPIDNVYSKNSDAKIGDIVALDNEHILLIEQGGDKDDVMRNNIYKVDLSKASDLAAFDKPGEYAEFDSADQLAKRGIQLASKSLAVDLRKLGWQQEKAEGMALIDGKTLAVANDNDFGVKTTLKSPVEGKKLKDYWVNEQGKLTVDDQAVATTIAVKPLEKPESDSELWVITLPESLL from the coding sequence ATGAAAATTAAACTGATTCCTCTGGTAATAAGCAGTGCGCTTTCTTTCTCTGCGCTGGCCGCAGAACCGACCGCGGAGCATTATGTGGTGAGTTTTCCGGAAGGCTCGCATGTCAGCTATAACGGCGCGTTTGCGCAGGCGTTTCCAAACGGATTGCCGGTAGGAATCGGCTCTGGTTTGCTGTTCACCGGCAAGCAGGGCGATGCCCTGACGTTTGCGACGGTGACGGATCGTGGTCCGAACGCCGATTCGCCGAGCGTGGGTAAGCAGGAAGCAAAGATTTTCGTGACGCCTGATTTCGCGCCGATGCTGATGTCGATTAGGGTGGAAAACGGCAAAGCCGAGGCGACCGATGCGCGCCCGCTGCATGACGACAAAGGCAATATCAACGGGCTGCCGCTGCAAAGCGGGGTGATCGGCTCGACCAATGAAGTGGCGTTCAGCGACACAATGAAAGCGTTGAGTGGTGATAATCGCGGGCTGGATACCGAGGGCATCACGCCGGACGGTAAAGGCGGTTTCTGGCTGTGCGACGAATACGGCCCGTTCATTGTTAATGTCGACAGCAGCGGCAAAATCATTGCGACGCACGGCCCGCAGGCGGGCGAAGGTGAGAAATCGATTGCTGGTGGTTTGCCGAATATTATCAAGTGGCGCCAGCCAAACCGTGGCTTTGAGGGCATCACCCGGATGCCGGATGGGCGCATTATCGCGGCGGTGCAGAGCACGCTGGATATCGACGGTAAGAGTAAGAAAAAAGCGCTGTTCACCCGTCTGGTGAGCTTCGACCCGGCGACCGGCAAAACCGTGATGTATGGCTATCCGATTGATAACGTCTACAGCAAAAACAGCGACGCCAAAATCGGCGATATCGTGGCGCTGGATAACGAACACATTTTGCTGATTGAGCAGGGAGGCGATAAAGACGATGTGATGCGCAATAACATCTATAAGGTGGACTTGAGCAAGGCTTCAGATCTGGCGGCGTTTGATAAGCCGGGCGAATACGCAGAGTTTGATAGTGCGGATCAACTGGCGAAGCGTGGGATCCAACTGGCGAGTAAATCACTGGCGGTGGATCTGCGTAAATTAGGTTGGCAGCAGGAAAAAGCGGAAGGGATGGCGCTGATCGACGGCAAGACGCTGGCGGTGGCGAACGATAATGATTTTGGCGTGAAAACGACGCTGAAAAGCCCGGTAGAAGGGAAGAAACTGAAGGATTATTGGGTGAATGAGCAGGGAAAATTGACGGTGGATGATCAGGCGGTGGCGACGACGATTGCGGTGAAACCGCTGGAAAAACCGGAGTCTGATAGCGAGCTGTGGGTAATTACGTTGCCTGAGTCGTTGTTATAG
- the xapA gene encoding xanthosine phosphorylase translates to MSHSVINDTPYEAVEILKAAKPGFTPRIAFILGSGLGVLADKLDNKTVISYEKLPGFPVSTVIGHAGEVVMGSLHGVDLICMKGRGHFYEGVGMGIMTHAVRTFKLLGCEFMFCTNAAGSLNPNIPAGSLVALNDHINTMPSTPLVGPNDDRFGPRFFSLANAYDKELRAKLQHTAGDLGLTLHEGVFVSYPGPNFETAAEIRMMQNMGGDVVGMSVVPEVIVARHCGLKVLAVSAITNMAEGLSDVELSHEQTLKCAAMVTDDFIRLISQFVKNCR, encoded by the coding sequence ATGTCTCATTCCGTGATTAACGACACCCCTTACGAAGCCGTGGAAATCCTCAAGGCTGCGAAGCCTGGTTTTACACCGCGCATCGCGTTTATCCTCGGTTCTGGCCTCGGCGTGCTGGCCGATAAGCTTGATAACAAAACCGTTATCTCATACGAAAAACTGCCGGGCTTCCCGGTCAGCACTGTGATTGGGCACGCGGGTGAAGTGGTGATGGGCTCGCTGCACGGCGTGGACCTCATCTGCATGAAGGGTCGCGGGCACTTCTACGAAGGCGTCGGGATGGGCATCATGACCCACGCGGTGCGCACCTTTAAGCTGCTCGGCTGTGAATTTATGTTCTGCACCAACGCGGCGGGCTCGCTCAACCCGAATATTCCCGCCGGAAGCCTGGTAGCGCTGAACGACCACATCAACACCATGCCGTCTACGCCACTGGTTGGCCCGAACGACGATCGCTTTGGCCCGCGTTTCTTTAGCCTCGCCAACGCCTATGACAAAGAGCTGCGCGCGAAACTCCAGCACACCGCCGGTGATTTGGGCCTGACGCTACATGAAGGCGTTTTCGTTTCCTATCCAGGACCCAACTTCGAGACCGCAGCCGAAATCCGCATGATGCAAAACATGGGCGGCGATGTGGTTGGCATGTCTGTGGTGCCGGAAGTTATCGTGGCGCGCCATTGCGGCCTGAAAGTGCTGGCAGTATCAGCGATCACCAACATGGCGGAAGGCCTGAGCGACGTGGAGCTGTCTCACGAACAAACCCTGAAATGCGCGGCGATGGTCACCGATGATTTTATTCGCCTGATTAGCCAGTTCGTGAAGAACTGCCGCTAA
- the tsgA gene encoding MFS transporter TsgA: MSENYSRGSLNAISYLSYYFVGALVSTLGIVLGPLCAAFNKDPSFIGQVFTLMNIGMFVPIMLGGILMKKWGLQKPLVIAAALTILISALLFVTPTLTMFSVAVAIIGACGGIFMTIGSYLVVRINPDEKSRSSSLIFTDFFFSLAGATLSFLLAWLFKMGASWIAMYGIMGGLGVLMLILTLRSRYPATEAPVETHQEMTRSEPWGRSVWLLCGALFLFLLAEPIFTLWTPGYLQWRFQLLPEQAALYTTVYWVAKATGLFLNQFTVKWMKLRTFLLICTAVGLGSIALIGNSTNTTLILIACGAFGFFNSGLFSGLMSYGTLQVSRSSPTLISALLTCGTVGTLLFATVSSLVNSRYGLHGAVNASTCAYALLLVTLLAAIACSKAESLHQGEAVAV; the protein is encoded by the coding sequence ATGTCAGAAAATTATTCTCGCGGCAGTCTGAATGCGATTTCGTATCTGAGCTATTACTTCGTCGGCGCGCTGGTCTCGACGCTCGGCATTGTCCTCGGCCCGTTGTGCGCCGCATTCAACAAAGATCCGAGCTTTATCGGCCAGGTCTTTACGCTGATGAACATCGGTATGTTCGTGCCGATCATGCTCGGCGGGATCCTGATGAAAAAATGGGGGCTGCAAAAGCCGCTGGTGATCGCCGCCGCGCTGACCATCCTGATCAGCGCCCTGCTGTTCGTCACCCCGACGCTGACCATGTTTAGCGTGGCGGTCGCCATCATCGGCGCTTGCGGCGGTATCTTTATGACCATCGGCAGCTATCTGGTAGTTCGCATCAATCCGGACGAAAAAAGCCGTTCGTCGAGCCTGATTTTCACTGACTTCTTCTTCAGCCTGGCGGGTGCCACGCTCTCATTCCTGCTGGCATGGCTGTTTAAAATGGGGGCGAGCTGGATAGCGATGTACGGCATTATGGGCGGCCTCGGCGTGCTGATGTTGATCCTGACGTTACGCAGCCGTTATCCGGCTACCGAAGCGCCGGTCGAAACGCATCAAGAAATGACCCGCAGCGAGCCCTGGGGCCGTTCGGTGTGGCTGCTGTGCGGCGCGCTGTTCCTGTTCCTGCTGGCCGAACCGATTTTTACCCTGTGGACGCCGGGCTATTTGCAGTGGCGTTTCCAGCTACTGCCAGAGCAGGCGGCGCTGTATACCACCGTCTATTGGGTGGCGAAAGCGACTGGGCTGTTCCTCAACCAGTTCACCGTGAAATGGATGAAGCTGCGTACGTTCCTGCTGATCTGTACCGCCGTCGGCCTGGGCTCGATAGCGCTGATCGGCAACAGCACCAATACAACGCTGATTTTGATTGCCTGCGGGGCGTTCGGCTTCTTTAACTCCGGGTTGTTCTCCGGCCTGATGAGCTACGGAACGTTGCAGGTCAGCCGCAGTTCACCGACGCTGATCTCCGCCTTACTGACCTGCGGCACCGTCGGCACGCTGCTGTTCGCCACCGTCTCGTCACTGGTCAACAGCCGTTATGGCCTGCACGGCGCGGTAAATGCCTCAACCTGCGCCTACGCGCTGTTGCTGGTGACGCTGCTGGCGGCCATCGCCTGTAGCAAAGCGGAAAGCCTGCATCAGGGCGAGGCGGTCGCGGTTTGA
- a CDS encoding LysR family transcriptional regulator: MLDPQANSRVRFRMLRYFQTLADELHFGRAAAKLNISQPPLSMQIKELEEILGVALFERSSRKVALTHAGKVLKAEVDRLLSATEQSLNYVRQIGRSEKQHINIGVIGSAMWGPLLTRMKAFREANPEVNWSLHELGQQEQTEALRARTIDIAINRNVIPHVEAKIRCQLFAREAVCVAVHESDPLCARATISLKDLADRAFISLSFNRSDFARQVYDNCLDLGVSPLITHQVFEPQTALALVSTGNGVSLLPESCALIHWPGVAFLRLEESIPADLYALWYDEPLPDLFVRFLQALRDESASPAV; this comes from the coding sequence ATGCTCGATCCACAGGCCAACAGCCGCGTTCGTTTTCGGATGCTGCGCTACTTCCAGACCCTCGCCGACGAGCTGCATTTTGGCCGCGCTGCCGCAAAGCTGAACATCTCCCAGCCGCCGCTCAGTATGCAAATCAAAGAGCTGGAGGAGATCCTCGGCGTGGCGTTGTTTGAGCGCTCCAGCCGTAAAGTCGCGTTGACCCACGCCGGAAAAGTGCTGAAAGCGGAAGTCGACAGACTCCTCAGTGCCACCGAACAATCGCTGAATTACGTGCGCCAGATTGGCCGCAGCGAGAAACAGCACATCAACATTGGCGTGATCGGTAGCGCGATGTGGGGCCCACTGCTGACGCGCATGAAGGCGTTTCGCGAAGCCAATCCGGAGGTGAACTGGTCGCTGCATGAGTTGGGCCAGCAGGAACAAACCGAAGCGCTGCGCGCACGAACCATCGATATCGCCATTAACCGCAACGTTATCCCGCACGTAGAAGCGAAGATCCGCTGCCAGCTATTCGCCCGGGAAGCGGTTTGCGTGGCGGTGCATGAGAGCGATCCGCTGTGCGCTCGCGCCACGATTTCCCTGAAAGATCTGGCCGATCGCGCCTTTATCTCGCTCTCCTTCAACCGCAGCGATTTCGCCCGTCAGGTGTATGACAATTGTCTGGATCTGGGCGTGTCGCCGCTGATCACCCATCAGGTTTTTGAGCCACAAACCGCGCTGGCGCTGGTCAGCACTGGAAACGGCGTGTCACTGCTGCCCGAATCTTGCGCGCTGATCCACTGGCCCGGCGTTGCTTTTTTGCGACTCGAAGAGTCGATCCCCGCCGATCTCTATGCGCTGTGGTACGACGAACCGTTGCCGGATCTTTTCGTCCGCTTTTTACAGGCGCTGCGCGACGAATCAGCGTCCCCCGCCGTGTGA
- a CDS encoding potassium transporter Kup, whose translation MATENDTAQKSPNALLLAGSALGVVFGDIGTSPLYTLKTVILLSGSSPTPGIILGLLSLIIWTLILVTSIKYAAFAMRIANRGEGGIMALMSLLQHNGKGRTLIIFAGLLGAALIYGDGAITPAISVLSALEGLHIVFPEAQHLILPGTVAILVALFAIQPFGTAKIGIVFGPIMMLWFLVIAGLGIWGITQHPAVLMAINPYYGVHFLLSHGFVSFLVLGGVFLCVTGAEALYADMGHFGKKPIWIAWFGLVFPSLLLNYAGQSALLLSGGDISHNIFFRLCPPALQIPLVILATLATIIASQAIITGAFSMTRQTIQLGWLPRLRIKQTAEDNYGQIYIGIVNWLLMVATVFLAVFFRSSDNLAAAYGIAVSLTMLMTSGLLYVAMRRIWHWNRTASALAALLFLTIDTCFLIANLIKVLEGGYIPLLLAAVICCVMVIWHRGHTATLRALNDTGMDTATFFDKLRESDIPRGPGAAVFLTRSQSGVPPVMRWHVIRNRALQQQVMALTVTILNVPHIANVNRLVIRKAAPGYWRAVAYYGFMEHPNIPALQYDIKKRNCPFELADATYYLGHEMLVGREDGQGIAQWQRRCFAFMVRNCTHATHYYKLPGDQVVEISRRVAI comes from the coding sequence CTGGCGACGGAAAACGACACGGCACAAAAATCCCCTAACGCACTGCTGCTGGCAGGCAGCGCACTCGGCGTGGTGTTCGGCGATATCGGCACCAGCCCGCTGTATACCCTCAAAACCGTCATCCTGCTTTCCGGCAGTAGCCCGACACCGGGCATCATTCTCGGCCTGCTGTCGCTGATTATCTGGACGCTGATCCTCGTCACCTCGATAAAATACGCGGCCTTCGCAATGCGCATTGCTAACCGTGGCGAAGGCGGGATCATGGCGCTGATGTCACTGTTGCAGCACAACGGTAAAGGCCGGACGCTGATCATCTTTGCCGGACTGCTCGGCGCGGCGCTGATATACGGCGACGGGGCCATCACCCCGGCGATCTCCGTCCTGTCGGCGCTCGAGGGGTTGCACATCGTATTCCCCGAAGCCCAGCATCTGATTTTACCGGGCACCGTGGCGATCCTGGTGGCGCTGTTTGCCATTCAGCCTTTTGGCACGGCCAAAATCGGCATCGTGTTCGGCCCAATCATGATGCTGTGGTTCCTGGTGATTGCCGGGTTGGGCATCTGGGGGATAACCCAGCATCCGGCTGTGCTGATGGCGATTAACCCGTATTACGGCGTGCATTTTTTGCTGTCGCACGGATTCGTCAGTTTTCTGGTGCTTGGCGGGGTGTTCCTGTGCGTGACGGGAGCGGAAGCGCTGTACGCCGACATGGGCCATTTCGGTAAAAAACCCATCTGGATAGCGTGGTTTGGCCTGGTGTTCCCGAGCCTGCTGCTGAACTATGCCGGGCAGTCGGCGTTGCTGCTGTCCGGCGGGGATATCTCGCACAACATCTTCTTTCGCCTGTGTCCGCCCGCGCTGCAAATCCCGCTGGTGATCCTCGCCACGCTCGCCACAATCATTGCCAGCCAGGCCATTATTACCGGTGCCTTTTCGATGACGCGCCAGACTATTCAGCTCGGCTGGCTGCCGCGTCTGCGGATCAAACAGACGGCAGAAGATAACTACGGCCAGATTTACATCGGCATCGTCAACTGGCTGCTGATGGTGGCGACGGTGTTCCTCGCGGTATTCTTCCGCTCGTCCGATAACCTCGCCGCCGCGTACGGCATCGCGGTGTCGTTAACTATGCTGATGACCTCCGGCCTGCTGTACGTCGCCATGCGGCGGATTTGGCACTGGAACCGCACCGCCAGCGCGCTGGCCGCCCTGCTGTTCCTGACCATCGATACCTGTTTCCTGATTGCCAACCTGATTAAGGTGCTGGAAGGCGGTTATATTCCGCTGCTGCTGGCCGCCGTGATTTGCTGCGTGATGGTTATCTGGCATCGCGGTCACACCGCCACGCTGCGGGCGCTGAACGATACCGGCATGGACACAGCGACCTTTTTCGACAAACTTCGCGAGAGCGATATCCCCCGCGGACCGGGCGCGGCGGTGTTTTTAACCCGCTCGCAAAGCGGTGTTCCGCCGGTAATGCGCTGGCACGTGATACGCAATCGCGCATTGCAGCAGCAGGTCATGGCCTTGACCGTTACCATTCTCAACGTGCCGCACATTGCCAATGTGAACCGGCTGGTGATCCGCAAAGCCGCGCCCGGCTACTGGCGCGCGGTAGCCTATTACGGTTTTATGGAACATCCGAACATCCCGGCATTACAGTACGACATCAAGAAGCGAAACTGCCCGTTTGAACTGGCCGACGCCACCTACTATTTGGGCCATGAAATGCTGGTCGGACGCGAAGACGGACAAGGTATCGCCCAATGGCAGCGCCGCTGTTTCGCGTTCATGGTCCGCAACTGCACGCACGCCACGCACTATTACAAACTGCCCGGCGATCAGGTGGTGGAGATTAGCCGCCGGGTGGCGATTTAA
- a CDS encoding DUF445 domain-containing protein, with amino-acid sequence MDKLAELKRAKLLALSLLLIAAAIFVTTLFLPPARWVSALKAISEAAMVGALADWFAVVALFRRVPLPFISRHTAIIPRNKDRIGDNLGHFVQEKFLDTQSLVNLIQKHEPALMMGNWFSQPENAQRVGQHLIKVMGGFLELADDSRIQGLLKRAVHKAIDKVDLTGTSAVMLESMTKNNRHQKLLDALIAQLIALLQRDSSREFIARQIIHWLEKEHPLKAKILPTEWLGEHSAEMVTEAVNTLLDDVSQDSAHQVRHAFDKAVRKLIDNLKTDPEMAEKAENIKRYLKDDEAFNRYLGEMWADLRQWLKNDLQTEDSRTQKRIAEAGMWLGEALVNDGALRASLNGHLEQAARRVAPDFAKFLTRHISDTVKSWDARDMSHQIELNIGKDLQFIRINGTLVGGTIGLILWLLSQLPALVMPLIH; translated from the coding sequence ATGGATAAATTAGCTGAACTCAAACGCGCCAAACTTCTGGCGCTCTCATTGCTGCTCATTGCGGCAGCCATTTTCGTGACCACGCTGTTTCTGCCCCCTGCACGTTGGGTCAGCGCGTTGAAAGCCATTTCCGAGGCGGCGATGGTCGGCGCGCTGGCAGACTGGTTCGCGGTCGTCGCGCTGTTTCGTCGCGTACCGCTGCCCTTCATTTCTCGTCATACGGCGATTATTCCGCGCAATAAAGACCGAATCGGTGACAATCTTGGCCATTTCGTGCAGGAAAAGTTTCTCGACACTCAGTCGCTGGTGAACTTAATCCAGAAGCATGAACCGGCGTTGATGATGGGTAACTGGTTCAGCCAGCCCGAAAACGCCCAGCGTGTGGGGCAACATCTGATTAAGGTGATGGGCGGTTTTCTCGAGCTGGCCGATGATTCGCGCATTCAGGGCCTGCTTAAACGCGCGGTGCATAAGGCGATTGATAAGGTCGATTTAACCGGCACTAGCGCGGTGATGCTGGAAAGCATGACCAAAAACAATCGTCATCAGAAGCTGCTCGATGCGCTGATTGCGCAGCTGATAGCCCTGCTCCAGCGCGACAGCAGCCGTGAATTTATCGCCCGACAAATCATTCACTGGCTGGAGAAAGAGCACCCGCTGAAAGCCAAAATCCTGCCGACCGAATGGCTCGGCGAACACAGCGCCGAGATGGTCACCGAGGCGGTAAATACACTGCTGGACGATGTCAGCCAGGACAGCGCGCATCAGGTGCGCCACGCGTTTGATAAAGCGGTGAGAAAGCTTATCGACAACCTGAAAACCGATCCGGAGATGGCCGAGAAGGCGGAGAACATCAAGCGCTACCTGAAAGACGACGAAGCGTTTAACCGTTATCTGGGGGAAATGTGGGCCGATCTGCGTCAGTGGCTGAAGAACGATCTGCAAACGGAGGATTCGCGCACGCAGAAGCGGATTGCGGAAGCCGGAATGTGGCTCGGTGAAGCGCTGGTGAATGACGGCGCGCTGCGAGCCTCGCTCAACGGGCACCTCGAACAGGCTGCACGCCGGGTGGCGCCTGACTTCGCCAAATTCCTCACCCGTCATATCAGCGACACGGTGAAAAGCTGGGACGCGCGGGATATGTCGCATCAGATTGAGCTGAACATCGGCAAGGATCTGCAGTTTATCCGCATCAACGGCACGCTGGTTGGCGGCACGATTGGCCTGATTTTATGGCTGTTGTCGCAGCTCCCGGCGCTGGTGATGCCGTTGATTCATTAA
- a CDS encoding DUF2955 domain-containing protein, with amino-acid sequence MSINTLARVFTPHDNIVYSANDFRQTLRIVFAGMIALSISTFYNVQYGVFFVVYPVMLLSLVPVFNRHVATQFIFSAALNCVEMVLIIGYLAQWPLIMTLVVFGLYVMRFRFMSQGPLFLFGSMGVVCQSVMLNFMSYPANSWHTLLSSNLEASVMAVCLSALMHFLLPDVEPRQPPPRIEKNAARVRHESLLSGTVATAIFVIFQVCDLSDSLSALMAGILILFPMHYRGAVLSSLWRVVGVVLACLYILLVQLILYDHSSHMLLMMPLIGLGLAFSARLHVMEKVGAGVGFASITTIGIMFGQNLHPEQDLVFSDLYRVVSVTVSLLFTLTMVFLVHLILNRFAATRFVVNNPNA; translated from the coding sequence ATGTCTATTAACACCCTGGCGCGGGTTTTTACCCCGCACGACAACATCGTTTACAGCGCCAATGATTTTCGCCAGACGCTGCGCATTGTCTTCGCGGGGATGATTGCGCTGAGCATTTCCACGTTCTACAACGTGCAGTACGGCGTGTTTTTTGTGGTTTACCCGGTGATGTTGCTGTCGCTGGTGCCGGTCTTTAACCGCCATGTGGCGACGCAGTTTATTTTCAGTGCGGCGCTGAACTGTGTCGAAATGGTGCTGATCATCGGCTATCTGGCGCAATGGCCCCTCATCATGACGCTGGTGGTGTTTGGGCTTTACGTGATGCGTTTTCGCTTTATGAGTCAGGGGCCGCTATTTCTGTTTGGCTCGATGGGCGTAGTGTGCCAGAGCGTGATGCTCAATTTTATGAGCTACCCCGCCAACAGCTGGCACACGCTGCTGTCGTCCAATTTGGAAGCCAGCGTGATGGCAGTTTGCCTGAGCGCGTTGATGCACTTTCTGCTACCCGACGTCGAACCGCGCCAGCCGCCACCGCGCATTGAAAAGAATGCCGCGCGCGTGCGCCATGAGTCACTGCTCTCTGGCACCGTGGCGACGGCTATCTTTGTGATTTTCCAGGTCTGCGATCTCAGTGATTCACTGTCGGCGCTGATGGCGGGGATCCTGATCCTGTTTCCGATGCATTATCGCGGGGCGGTGCTGAGCTCGCTCTGGCGCGTGGTGGGCGTAGTGCTGGCCTGCTTGTATATTCTGCTGGTGCAGCTGATCCTCTACGATCACAGCAGCCATATGCTGCTGATGATGCCGTTGATTGGCCTCGGGCTGGCGTTCAGCGCCCGTCTGCACGTAATGGAAAAGGTGGGAGCAGGCGTCGGCTTTGCCAGCATCACCACCATCGGGATCATGTTTGGGCAGAACCTCCATCCTGAACAGGATCTGGTGTTCAGCGATCTTTATCGCGTGGTGTCGGTCACGGTGTCGCTGCTGTTCACGCTAACGATGGTGTTTCTGGTGCACCTGATCCTCAACCGCTTCGCCGCCACGCGGTTCGTGGTGAACAACCCGAATGCGTGA
- a CDS encoding HlyD family secretion protein, with product MMSPEQKFARWVRVSIASFLLMFVYFIVADIWIPLTPDSTVMRVVTPVSSRVSGYVAHVYVHNNSPVKKGDLLYELDPTPFINKVQAAQIALEQAKLSNQQLDAQIAAQQANLKTAQITARNNQATLSRYQRLATMQNVSQQDLDNVRTAWQNSEQSVSSLTASIHNLQIQRGERHDDRNVTLQKYRNALEEAQLDLGWTKIRAEAAGTVSNLQLSPGLYASAGTALLAVVNDETDIVADFREKSLRHTQPGTDAAVVFDALPGKVFRAHVTSSDAGILAGQEAVSGQLSQPEESNRWVRDAQRMRIHVALDEPIDKALPTGARATVQLYNSEGVLARFFSGLQIHLVSWLHYVY from the coding sequence ATGATGAGCCCCGAACAAAAATTTGCCCGCTGGGTAAGGGTGAGTATTGCCTCTTTCCTGCTGATGTTTGTCTATTTCATCGTGGCGGATATCTGGATCCCGCTCACGCCGGATTCTACCGTCATGCGCGTGGTGACCCCGGTGTCATCGCGCGTTTCCGGCTATGTGGCCCACGTCTACGTGCACAACAACAGCCCGGTGAAAAAAGGCGATCTTCTGTATGAGCTGGACCCGACGCCGTTTATCAACAAGGTGCAGGCGGCGCAGATCGCGCTCGAACAGGCGAAACTCTCCAACCAGCAGCTGGATGCGCAAATCGCCGCCCAGCAGGCCAATCTCAAAACCGCGCAAATCACCGCCCGCAATAATCAGGCGACGCTGAGTCGTTATCAGCGGCTGGCGACGATGCAAAACGTGTCGCAGCAGGACCTCGATAACGTCCGCACCGCGTGGCAAAACAGCGAACAGTCGGTGAGTTCACTCACCGCAAGCATCCATAATCTGCAGATCCAGCGCGGTGAACGCCACGACGATCGTAACGTCACGCTGCAAAAATACCGCAACGCGCTGGAAGAGGCGCAGCTCGATTTGGGCTGGACGAAAATCCGCGCGGAAGCGGCGGGCACCGTCAGTAACTTGCAGTTAAGCCCCGGGCTGTATGCTTCGGCGGGCACCGCGCTGCTGGCGGTGGTGAACGACGAGACCGATATCGTGGCGGACTTCCGCGAAAAAAGTCTGCGCCATACGCAGCCCGGAACCGATGCCGCGGTGGTCTTTGACGCACTGCCGGGCAAGGTTTTCCGCGCCCACGTGACCAGCAGCGATGCCGGGATTTTGGCCGGGCAGGAAGCCGTCAGTGGACAGCTTTCGCAGCCGGAAGAGTCCAACCGTTGGGTGCGCGATGCCCAGCGGATGCGCATTCACGTGGCGCTCGATGAACCGATCGATAAAGCGCTGCCAACCGGCGCGCGGGCCACGGTGCAGCTTTATAACAGCGAAGGTGTGCTGGCCCGATTTTTCTCTGGCCTGCAAATCCACCTCGTAAGTTGGCTGCACTATGTCTATTAA